A genomic window from Cupriavidus basilensis includes:
- a CDS encoding MaoC family dehydratase, translated as MSTLYFEDFAVGSKRDLGSHLVTEEEILTFARQYDPQPFHIDKEAAQKSIYKNLISSGWMTCSIMMRLLVDNMTSKAASMGSPGVDEIRWLKPVYAGDTLSVSLVVLDARASSSKPDRGVVHTQWEATNQRGELVCTVKGMGMYGRRPA; from the coding sequence ATGTCCACCCTGTATTTCGAAGATTTCGCCGTCGGCAGCAAGCGCGACCTCGGGTCCCATCTGGTGACGGAAGAGGAGATCCTGACCTTCGCCCGGCAGTATGATCCCCAGCCGTTCCACATCGACAAGGAAGCCGCGCAGAAAAGCATCTACAAGAACCTGATCTCCAGCGGCTGGATGACCTGCTCGATCATGATGCGCCTGCTGGTGGACAACATGACCTCCAAGGCCGCCAGCATGGGCTCGCCCGGCGTGGATGAAATCCGCTGGCTCAAGCCGGTCTATGCGGGCGATACGCTGAGCGTGTCGCTGGTGGTGCTGGATGCGCGCGCTTCCTCGTCCAAGCCGGACCGCGGTGTGGTGCACACCCAGTGGGAAGCCACCAACCAGCGCGGCGAACTGGTCTGCACCGTCAAGGGAATGGGCATGTACGGACGGCGGCCCGCCTGA
- a CDS encoding MaoC family dehydratase: MRTIASLEELESLQGQEVAISDWIEITQQQVNQFAEATGDHQWIHVDVERARRESPFGGPVAHGFLTLSLLPAFMHNALDMPGVKMGVNYGLNRVRFTAPVPVGSRLRARVKLLSVERLEPLPNAPALVGAQSNWEVTVEREGSERPVCVAESISRRYS; the protein is encoded by the coding sequence ATGCGTACCATCGCTTCGCTCGAAGAACTGGAAAGCCTGCAAGGCCAGGAAGTGGCCATCAGCGACTGGATCGAGATCACCCAGCAGCAGGTCAACCAGTTCGCCGAAGCCACTGGTGATCACCAATGGATTCACGTCGACGTGGAGCGTGCCCGCCGCGAATCGCCGTTCGGCGGCCCGGTGGCGCATGGCTTCCTGACGTTGTCGCTGCTGCCGGCGTTCATGCACAACGCGCTCGATATGCCGGGCGTGAAGATGGGCGTCAACTATGGCCTGAACCGCGTGCGTTTTACCGCGCCGGTGCCGGTCGGCAGCCGCCTGCGCGCGCGCGTGAAGCTGCTCTCGGTGGAGCGCCTGGAGCCCCTGCCGAACGCGCCCGCGCTGGTCGGCGCCCAGTCCAACTGGGAAGTCACGGTAGAGCGCGAAGGCAGCGAGCGCCCGGTGTGCGTGGCGGAATCCATCAGCCGCCGCTACTCGTAA
- a CDS encoding MFS transporter: MNTLASYQPRSAWAMASMLTWLSLINFLDKIVLGMVAVPLMADLKLPPAEFGLIASSFFWLFSLSTVLVGFLSNRVAARWLLLTMGLSWAVLQVPLALAGSAMTILVCRMLLGAAEGPAFPISVHALFKWFPDHKRNLPVAMINQGATVGLLLAGLLIPLVTIRWGWRANFMILAGIGMAWSAMWLCVGREGPITQASAPRAGTAAAPVRLPYLRIFRDPTVLACLAIGFCAYWALALGLTWLPAYLEKGLGFDAVITGRWYAAIVASAMPVTLILSWLSQRMLRAGASSRLARGVVISMAALAGGAVYLAIAAITLAPVPKTLLIAVAACLPPVAFALTPAMLAQIVPEGQRGSVLSIHTALITLAGILAPAVVGQLVQRHGMNGGFDVGFTINALLLLASGVIGLCWIHPERSAKALAASPQDVAAARSPA; this comes from the coding sequence ATGAATACACTTGCGTCCTACCAGCCACGCAGCGCCTGGGCCATGGCCTCGATGCTGACCTGGCTCTCGCTGATCAATTTCCTCGACAAGATCGTGCTGGGCATGGTTGCCGTGCCGCTGATGGCAGACCTGAAGCTACCGCCGGCCGAGTTCGGCCTGATCGCCAGCAGCTTCTTCTGGCTGTTCTCGCTATCCACCGTGCTGGTCGGCTTTTTGTCCAATCGCGTGGCCGCGCGCTGGCTGCTGCTGACAATGGGCTTGTCGTGGGCCGTGCTGCAGGTCCCGCTGGCGCTGGCGGGATCGGCCATGACCATCCTGGTATGCCGCATGCTGCTTGGCGCGGCCGAAGGGCCGGCCTTCCCGATCTCCGTGCACGCGCTGTTCAAATGGTTTCCGGACCACAAGCGCAACCTGCCGGTGGCGATGATCAACCAAGGGGCCACCGTAGGCCTGCTGCTGGCGGGACTACTGATCCCACTGGTGACGATACGATGGGGCTGGCGCGCCAATTTCATGATCCTGGCCGGCATCGGCATGGCGTGGAGCGCAATGTGGCTCTGCGTGGGACGCGAGGGACCGATCACACAGGCAAGCGCACCACGCGCCGGCACCGCGGCTGCGCCCGTGCGCCTGCCCTATCTGCGCATTTTCCGCGACCCGACCGTGCTGGCCTGCCTGGCCATTGGCTTCTGCGCATATTGGGCGCTGGCGCTGGGCCTGACCTGGCTGCCTGCCTATCTGGAAAAGGGCCTGGGCTTCGACGCGGTCATCACCGGGCGCTGGTATGCGGCCATCGTCGCCTCGGCCATGCCCGTCACGCTGATCCTGAGCTGGTTGTCGCAGCGCATGCTGCGCGCAGGCGCATCGTCGCGGCTTGCACGTGGCGTAGTCATCTCGATGGCCGCGCTGGCAGGCGGCGCCGTGTACCTGGCGATCGCAGCCATCACGCTGGCGCCGGTGCCCAAGACCTTGCTGATTGCCGTGGCGGCATGCCTGCCGCCCGTGGCGTTCGCCCTGACACCGGCCATGCTCGCGCAGATCGTGCCGGAGGGCCAGCGCGGCAGCGTGTTGTCGATCCACACGGCGCTGATCACGCTGGCCGGCATCCTGGCGCCGGCGGTGGTGGGGCAACTGGTACAGCGCCATGGCATGAACGGGGGCTTTGATGTGGGCTTCACAATCAACGCCCTGCTGCTGCTGGCAAGTGGCGTGATTGGCTTATGCTGGATCCATCCCGAGCGCTCCGCAAAGGCGCTGGCGGCCTCGCCGCAAGACGTGGCGGCCGCGCGTTCGCCGGCCTGA
- a CDS encoding alpha/beta fold hydrolase, which translates to MQRLEIASEPIRTSLIEAGTGRPTLLVHGTSSSAETNWAALLPGLAQRRRCLAPDLAGSGETRDDGAPLTLDALVGQVRDCMALAGDQPVDLVGYSLGGVVAATAAALMPERVRRLVLFGAWARTDSRMRLLFTLWQSLARSDRRQLARMLLLNGVSEAFIARMDDATVEGMLRRFGASLAPGSDRQAGLDAIIDITPLLPRIRAATLVIGMRHDQMVPPAHCRALAEAIGGASYAEIDSGHLVMLEQPERLLALIEQHLDAAATETSELQANTLNRS; encoded by the coding sequence ATGCAACGCCTGGAAATCGCGTCGGAGCCTATCCGAACCAGTTTGATCGAGGCCGGCACCGGACGGCCGACTCTTCTCGTGCACGGCACCAGTTCCAGCGCGGAAACCAACTGGGCCGCCCTGCTGCCCGGGCTAGCGCAGCGCAGGCGCTGCCTGGCGCCGGACCTTGCGGGCTCTGGTGAGACCCGTGACGACGGCGCGCCGCTGACGCTCGATGCGCTGGTCGGACAGGTGCGCGACTGCATGGCGCTGGCGGGAGACCAGCCCGTGGACCTGGTCGGTTATTCGCTAGGCGGCGTGGTGGCCGCCACCGCGGCCGCGCTGATGCCGGAACGCGTGCGGCGCCTGGTCTTGTTTGGCGCCTGGGCGCGGACCGATAGCCGCATGCGCCTGCTGTTTACGCTGTGGCAGTCGCTGGCGCGGTCGGACCGCCGTCAGCTGGCGCGCATGCTCCTGCTCAATGGCGTATCGGAGGCTTTCATCGCGCGCATGGACGACGCCACCGTCGAGGGCATGCTGCGGCGCTTCGGCGCGAGCCTAGCGCCCGGCAGCGACCGCCAGGCCGGGCTCGACGCCATCATCGACATCACGCCGCTGCTGCCCCGCATCCGCGCCGCCACGCTCGTGATCGGCATGCGCCACGACCAGATGGTGCCGCCGGCGCATTGCCGCGCGCTCGCCGAGGCAATTGGCGGCGCCAGCTACGCGGAGATCGACAGCGGGCACCTGGTGATGCTGGAACAGCCCGAGCGCCTGCTCGCACTGATCGAGCAGCACCTGGATGCAGCGGCCACCGAAACGAGCGAGCTCCAAGCCAACACGTTGAACCGATCCTGA
- a CDS encoding flavin-containing monooxygenase, with product MKASTTSGADQIVIIGAGVAGMCMGIKLKQAGIDDFVVLEKAATVGGTWRDNTYPGCGCDIPSHLYSFSFAPKPDWSSAYSPQPEIHRYLQHCAERFGLLGHIRFGTEVTEARYDQAACLWRVSTSNGDTIAARILVSGTGQLNRPLTPDIAGLDRFAGTAFHSARWRHDADLRDKQVAVIGNGASALQFIPRIAPEAGKLTVFQRSANWVLPRNGEAYTSGQQARFERHPWTARLHRWHLYLQRELRFGRMQRDSGRNRELETLARRYLAHMIPDPVLRTRLTPDYPIGCKRILISDDFYQALKRPNVHVETARIDHVEADAVVTADGARHRADAIVFATGFDARSFLAPIRITGRHGRTLADQWHEDPEAYLGMTAPGFPNLFVLYGPNTNLGHNSIIFMLECQARYVLQCIRACRSARFASMEVRPEVVTRFNQALQAAIGQTAWAGSCSSWYKSASGRVTNNWSSHATAYWWKTRKPHWGHFVLRHAGERS from the coding sequence TTGAAAGCGTCAACGACGTCCGGCGCGGACCAGATCGTCATCATCGGCGCTGGCGTGGCCGGCATGTGCATGGGCATCAAGCTCAAGCAAGCCGGCATCGATGACTTTGTCGTGCTGGAGAAGGCCGCCACCGTGGGCGGCACGTGGCGGGACAACACCTACCCGGGCTGCGGCTGCGACATCCCCTCCCATCTTTATAGTTTCTCGTTCGCGCCCAAGCCGGACTGGTCCAGTGCATACTCGCCCCAGCCGGAGATCCATCGCTACCTGCAGCACTGCGCCGAGCGCTTCGGGCTGCTCGGGCATATCCGCTTCGGCACGGAGGTCACCGAGGCGCGCTACGACCAAGCCGCCTGCCTGTGGCGGGTGAGCACCAGCAACGGCGACACCATCGCCGCGCGCATCCTCGTCAGCGGCACCGGGCAACTCAACCGCCCGCTGACGCCGGATATTGCAGGACTGGATCGCTTTGCCGGCACGGCCTTCCATTCCGCGCGCTGGCGCCATGACGCCGATCTGCGCGACAAGCAGGTCGCGGTGATCGGCAATGGCGCCAGCGCGCTGCAGTTCATCCCGCGCATCGCGCCGGAAGCAGGCAAGCTGACGGTATTCCAGCGCAGCGCCAACTGGGTGCTGCCGCGCAACGGCGAGGCCTATACATCCGGACAACAGGCGCGCTTCGAACGCCACCCGTGGACGGCCCGGCTGCATCGCTGGCACCTCTACCTGCAGCGTGAACTGCGCTTCGGGCGCATGCAACGGGACAGCGGCCGCAACCGGGAATTGGAAACGCTGGCGCGCCGCTACCTCGCGCACATGATTCCCGACCCGGTGCTACGCACCAGGCTCACGCCCGACTACCCGATCGGCTGCAAGCGCATCCTGATCTCCGACGATTTCTACCAGGCGCTCAAGCGGCCGAACGTGCATGTCGAGACCGCCCGCATCGACCACGTCGAAGCCGACGCCGTGGTCACGGCCGACGGCGCCAGGCATCGGGCCGACGCCATCGTCTTCGCCACCGGCTTCGACGCCCGCTCCTTCCTCGCCCCTATCCGCATCACCGGGCGCCACGGACGCACCCTGGCCGATCAATGGCACGAGGATCCAGAGGCGTATCTCGGCATGACGGCGCCGGGATTTCCCAACCTGTTCGTGCTGTACGGCCCCAATACCAACCTGGGCCACAACTCCATCATTTTCATGCTCGAGTGCCAGGCCCGCTATGTCCTGCAGTGCATCCGGGCCTGCCGCTCGGCGCGCTTCGCCTCCATGGAGGTGCGTCCGGAGGTGGTGACGCGCTTCAACCAGGCGTTGCAGGCGGCCATCGGCCAGACCGCGTGGGCGGGCTCGTGCAGCAGTTGGTACAAGTCGGCCAGCGGCAGGGTCACCAACAACTGGTCGAGCCACGCCACCGCCTATTGGTGGAAGACGCGCAAGCCGCACTGGGGGCACTTCGTGCTGCGCCATGCCGGCGAACGGTCCTAG
- the urtA gene encoding urea ABC transporter substrate-binding protein, with product MKRRDMLKLSAVATAALFATAGVSPLALAQSKEPIKVGILHSLSGTMAISETSLKDVALMTIDEINKSGGVLGRKLEPVVVDPASNWPLFAEKARQLITKDKVAVTFGCWTSVSRKSVLPVYEELNSLLFYPVQYEGEEMSKNVFYTGAAPNQQAIPAVEYLMSKEGGGAKRFFLLGTDYVYPRTTNKILRAFLKSKGVADKDIEEVYTPFGHSDYQTIVANIKKFSQGGKTAVISTINGDSNVPFYKELGNAGLKAKDVPVVAFSVGEEELRGIDTKPLVGHLAAWNYFMSVKNPENEAFKKQWAAWVKANNLPGGDKRVTNDPMEATYVGIHMWAQAVKKAGTTDPDKVRAAMYGQTFKAPDGFTLTMGENHHLYKPVMIGEIKGDGQFTVVWKTPKAVRAQPWSPFIAGNEGKPDKVM from the coding sequence ATGAAAAGACGTGACATGCTGAAGCTGTCGGCGGTAGCCACCGCGGCCTTGTTTGCAACGGCAGGCGTGAGCCCGCTGGCATTGGCGCAGTCCAAGGAACCGATCAAGGTCGGTATCCTGCATTCGTTGTCCGGCACCATGGCCATTTCCGAGACTTCGCTCAAGGACGTGGCGCTGATGACCATCGATGAGATCAACAAGAGCGGCGGCGTGCTTGGCCGCAAGCTTGAGCCGGTCGTGGTCGATCCCGCTTCCAACTGGCCGCTGTTCGCCGAGAAGGCGCGCCAGTTGATCACCAAGGATAAGGTTGCCGTCACGTTCGGCTGCTGGACCTCGGTGTCGCGCAAGTCGGTGCTGCCCGTTTATGAAGAGCTGAACTCGCTGTTGTTCTATCCGGTGCAGTACGAAGGCGAGGAGATGTCCAAGAACGTCTTCTACACCGGCGCGGCGCCCAACCAGCAGGCCATTCCCGCGGTGGAATACCTGATGAGCAAGGAAGGCGGCGGCGCCAAGCGCTTCTTCCTGCTTGGCACCGACTACGTCTACCCGCGCACCACCAACAAGATCCTGCGTGCCTTCCTGAAGAGCAAGGGCGTGGCGGACAAGGATATCGAAGAGGTCTACACGCCGTTCGGACACAGCGACTACCAGACCATTGTCGCCAATATCAAGAAGTTCTCGCAAGGCGGCAAGACCGCTGTGATCTCCACCATCAACGGCGACTCCAACGTGCCCTTCTACAAGGAACTGGGCAACGCTGGCCTGAAGGCCAAGGACGTGCCGGTGGTGGCGTTCTCGGTGGGCGAGGAAGAACTGCGCGGCATCGACACCAAGCCGCTGGTGGGCCACCTGGCCGCATGGAACTACTTCATGTCGGTCAAGAACCCGGAAAACGAAGCCTTCAAGAAGCAATGGGCGGCGTGGGTCAAGGCGAACAACCTGCCGGGCGGCGACAAGCGCGTGACCAACGATCCGATGGAAGCCACCTACGTGGGCATCCATATGTGGGCGCAAGCCGTCAAGAAGGCCGGCACGACCGATCCCGACAAGGTGCGTGCCGCGATGTATGGCCAGACCTTCAAGGCGCCGGACGGCTTCACCTTGACCATGGGCGAGAACCATCACCTGTACAAGCCGGTGATGATCGGCGAGATCAAGGGCGATGGCCAGTTCACGGTGGTGTGGAAGACGCCCAAGGCTGTGCGTGCGCAGCCGTGGAGCCCGTTCATCGCGGGTAACGAAGGCAAGCCGGACAAGGTGATGTAA
- the urtB gene encoding urea ABC transporter permease subunit UrtB — MHRPLSFSLASRLRAMLAALLLLAACPLWAAPLTQADLKPLAEDDFDAKTAAITALIKAPVAQAGPILKALQDDTLQYAPGVGMVRQDGDKLVDAISGTPVTVKPDALEALTLNNSLRAMVDSAASSTLLQSPDAAVRTQAVNTLLDQPGSASRPVVEAARKAEADAGLRSKLDVIWANIVLADGNRDDRLEAIRILGRDSNPQSRQKLQPLLEKDAAGNFREPDAELRGAAQQALDALRGDQRRAELIGNLFAGLSLGSVLLLAALGLAITYGLIGVINMAHGEFLMIGAYATYMVQGVFRAHFASAFDWYLLFALPASFLASAVVGFVLERLVLRHLYGRPLETLLATFGVSLLLMQAVRTLFGAQNVEVANPSWMSGGIEWLPGMVLPYNRMVIIVFALAVVAVAWAVLNRTRLGLFVRATTQNRTMAACVGVRTWKVDSYAFAFGAGIAGLGGCALSQIGNVGPDLGQAYIIDSFMVVVLGGVGQLAGTIIGAFGLGLINKFIEPFYGAVLAKIFVLVLIVLFIQKRPQGLFALKGRSAEA, encoded by the coding sequence ATGCACCGACCCTTATCGTTCTCTCTCGCTTCTCGGTTGCGCGCCATGCTGGCCGCGCTGCTCCTGCTGGCCGCGTGCCCGCTGTGGGCCGCGCCGCTCACGCAGGCCGACCTGAAGCCGCTGGCCGAAGACGACTTCGACGCCAAGACCGCCGCGATCACCGCGCTGATCAAAGCGCCGGTGGCGCAGGCCGGCCCCATCCTCAAGGCCTTGCAGGACGATACGCTGCAGTACGCGCCCGGCGTCGGCATGGTGCGCCAGGACGGCGACAAGCTGGTGGACGCGATCAGCGGCACGCCGGTCACGGTCAAGCCCGATGCGCTCGAAGCGCTCACCCTGAACAACAGCCTGCGCGCAATGGTGGACAGCGCCGCCAGCAGCACGCTGCTGCAATCGCCTGATGCGGCGGTGCGCACGCAGGCCGTCAATACGCTGCTGGACCAGCCGGGCAGCGCATCGCGCCCGGTGGTGGAGGCCGCGCGCAAGGCCGAGGCCGATGCCGGCCTGCGCTCCAAGCTCGATGTAATCTGGGCCAATATCGTGCTGGCCGATGGCAACCGCGACGATCGTCTCGAAGCCATCCGCATCCTCGGCCGCGACAGCAATCCGCAGAGCCGCCAGAAGTTGCAGCCGCTGCTGGAAAAGGACGCCGCCGGCAACTTTCGCGAGCCCGACGCCGAACTGCGCGGCGCCGCGCAGCAGGCCCTCGACGCCCTGCGCGGCGACCAGCGCCGCGCCGAGCTGATCGGCAACCTCTTTGCCGGCTTGAGCCTGGGCAGCGTGCTGCTGCTCGCCGCGCTGGGGCTGGCCATCACTTACGGCCTGATCGGCGTCATCAACATGGCGCACGGCGAATTCCTGATGATCGGCGCGTACGCCACGTACATGGTGCAGGGCGTGTTCCGCGCGCACTTCGCCAGCGCGTTCGACTGGTACCTGCTGTTCGCGCTGCCCGCGTCGTTCCTCGCCTCCGCCGTGGTCGGCTTCGTGCTGGAGCGGCTGGTGCTGCGCCATCTCTACGGCCGCCCGCTGGAAACCCTGCTGGCCACTTTCGGCGTGAGCCTGCTGCTGATGCAGGCGGTGCGCACGCTGTTTGGCGCGCAGAACGTGGAAGTGGCCAATCCATCCTGGATGAGCGGCGGCATCGAATGGCTGCCCGGCATGGTGCTGCCGTACAACCGCATGGTCATCATCGTGTTTGCGCTGGCGGTGGTGGCGGTGGCCTGGGCCGTGCTCAACCGCACCCGCCTTGGCCTGTTCGTGCGCGCCACCACGCAGAACCGCACCATGGCGGCGTGCGTGGGCGTGCGCACCTGGAAGGTGGACAGCTACGCCTTTGCCTTTGGCGCGGGCATTGCCGGCCTGGGCGGCTGCGCGCTGTCGCAGATCGGCAATGTCGGCCCCGACCTCGGCCAAGCCTACATCATCGACTCCTTCATGGTGGTGGTGCTGGGCGGCGTGGGGCAGCTCGCGGGCACCATCATCGGTGCTTTCGGGCTGGGCCTGATCAACAAGTTCATCGAGCCGTTCTATGGCGCGGTGCTGGCCAAGATCTTTGTCCTGGTGCTGATCGTGCTCTTCATCCAGAAGCGCCCGCAGGGACTGTTCGCGCTCAAAGGGCGCAGCGCGGAGGCATGA
- the urtC gene encoding urea ABC transporter permease subunit UrtC, with the protein MKTSLPNSSTAGFRLAVPERQPLFSGRSWTALLMIALVVGIGVPVCALLVPEGHPMHLSAYALTLIGKIMCFALAAIALDLVWGYCGILSLGHGLFFALGGYAMGMYLMRSIGREGVYKSDLPDFMVFLDWKEMPWFWHGTEHLGYAMLLVVLVPGVLAWLFGFFAFRSRIKGVYLSIITQAMTYAAMLLFFRNETGFGGNNGFTDFKRVAGFAVAAPQTRTALFVLTFLALLAGFIACRYIVTSKLGRVVTAIRDAEMRVMFSGYNPLGYKLFVWTFSAVLCGIAGALYVPQVGIINPGEMSPANSIEMAVWVAVGGRGTLIGPIIGAFIVNGAKTMFTAYFAEYWLFLLGAMFVLVTLYMPDGVIGLLKRARAMRASPQAAPGNAATAPAAATRSGGEA; encoded by the coding sequence ATGAAGACTTCACTCCCGAATTCATCCACGGCGGGCTTCCGGCTGGCCGTGCCGGAGCGCCAGCCGCTGTTCTCCGGGCGCAGCTGGACGGCGTTGCTGATGATCGCATTGGTGGTGGGCATCGGCGTGCCGGTGTGCGCGCTGCTGGTGCCCGAAGGCCATCCCATGCATCTGTCGGCCTATGCGCTGACGCTGATCGGCAAGATCATGTGCTTCGCGCTGGCCGCCATCGCGCTGGACCTGGTGTGGGGCTACTGCGGCATTCTCAGCTTGGGCCACGGTTTGTTCTTCGCGCTTGGCGGCTATGCCATGGGCATGTACCTGATGCGCAGCATTGGCCGCGAAGGCGTCTACAAGAGCGACCTGCCGGACTTCATGGTGTTCCTCGACTGGAAGGAGATGCCGTGGTTCTGGCACGGCACCGAGCATCTCGGTTACGCGATGCTGCTGGTGGTGCTGGTGCCTGGCGTGCTGGCGTGGCTGTTCGGCTTCTTCGCTTTTCGCTCGCGCATCAAGGGCGTGTACCTGTCCATCATCACCCAGGCCATGACGTACGCCGCCATGCTGCTGTTCTTCCGTAACGAGACGGGTTTTGGCGGCAACAACGGTTTCACGGATTTCAAGCGCGTCGCCGGTTTTGCCGTGGCTGCGCCGCAGACCCGCACGGCGCTGTTCGTGCTGACGTTCCTTGCCCTGCTGGCCGGCTTCATCGCCTGCCGCTACATCGTGACGTCCAAGCTCGGCCGGGTCGTGACCGCGATCCGCGATGCCGAGATGCGCGTGATGTTCTCGGGCTATAACCCGCTTGGCTACAAGCTGTTCGTGTGGACCTTCTCGGCCGTGCTGTGCGGCATCGCCGGCGCGCTCTACGTGCCGCAGGTGGGCATCATCAACCCGGGCGAGATGTCACCGGCCAACTCCATCGAGATGGCCGTATGGGTGGCCGTGGGCGGACGCGGCACGCTGATCGGCCCGATCATCGGCGCCTTTATCGTCAACGGCGCCAAAACCATGTTCACGGCTTACTTCGCGGAGTACTGGCTGTTCCTGCTGGGCGCGATGTTCGTGCTGGTCACGCTGTACATGCCGGATGGCGTGATCGGCCTGCTCAAGCGCGCGCGTGCCATGCGCGCAAGCCCGCAGGCCGCGCCGGGCAACGCGGCGACTGCGCCGGCGGCCGCCACTCGCAGCGGAGGGGAAGCATGA
- the urtD gene encoding urea ABC transporter ATP-binding protein UrtD, with amino-acid sequence MNAALGAQQAESGGTTGLGRVMEPGVIDVSHGPILYLEDVTVQFDGFRALNNLTLSIDHGELRCVIGPNGAGKTTMMDVITGKTGPRNANVSGRVFLGQSIDLMRMTEPKIAQTGIGRKFQKPTVFEQHEVWENLELATKGDKRWFTSLRARLGAQGHRRIEETLALTGLEDEAYRPAGLLSHGQKQRLEIGMLLMQQPQLLLLDEPVAGMTDEETMQLAKLLNSLRGTCSMMVVEHDMEFVAALAGDAGKVTVLAEGSVLAEGTLDAVKREERVIESYLGR; translated from the coding sequence ATGAACGCGGCACTGGGAGCACAACAGGCGGAAAGCGGCGGCACCACGGGCCTTGGCCGCGTCATGGAGCCGGGCGTCATCGACGTCTCGCATGGCCCCATCCTTTACCTGGAAGACGTGACCGTGCAGTTCGACGGTTTCCGCGCGCTGAACAACCTTACGCTGTCGATCGACCACGGCGAGCTGCGTTGCGTGATCGGGCCCAATGGCGCGGGCAAGACCACCATGATGGACGTGATCACCGGCAAGACCGGGCCGCGCAACGCCAACGTGAGCGGTCGCGTGTTCCTCGGCCAGAGCATCGACCTGATGCGCATGACCGAGCCCAAGATCGCGCAGACCGGCATTGGTCGCAAGTTCCAGAAGCCCACCGTGTTCGAGCAGCACGAAGTGTGGGAGAACCTGGAACTGGCGACGAAAGGCGACAAGCGCTGGTTCACTTCATTGCGCGCGCGCCTGGGCGCGCAGGGGCATCGCCGCATCGAGGAAACGCTGGCGCTGACGGGGCTGGAGGACGAGGCTTATCGCCCGGCCGGCTTGCTGTCGCACGGGCAGAAGCAGCGGCTGGAAATCGGCATGCTGCTGATGCAGCAGCCGCAGTTGCTGCTGCTGGACGAGCCTGTGGCCGGCATGACCGATGAAGAAACCATGCAGCTGGCCAAGCTGCTCAACAGCCTGCGCGGCACCTGCTCGATGATGGTGGTGGAGCACGACATGGAGTTCGTCGCCGCACTGGCCGGCGATGCGGGCAAGGTGACGGTGCTGGCCGAGGGCAGCGTGCTGGCCGAAGGCACGCTCGACGCCGTCAAGCGCGAGGAGCGCGTGATCGAATCCTATCTCGGCCGCTAG
- the urtE gene encoding urea ABC transporter ATP-binding subunit UrtE, whose product MLQVNALNQFYGGSHILRNVTFEVPQGKLTTLLGRNGVGKSTLLKCLMGVVPTKSGSISWAGQALEKKPPYERVTAGLAYVPQGREIFPRLTVEENLLIGAASLKSPSGVPDRIYQLFPVLRSMRQRRGGDLSGGQQQQLAIGRALMSEPELLILDEPTEGIQPSIIQDIGRALRLLVDEFGMTVLLVEQYYEFARHLADHYVVMSRGEVVARGEGAKMEEEGVRELIAV is encoded by the coding sequence ATGTTGCAGGTCAATGCACTCAACCAGTTCTACGGCGGCAGCCACATCCTGCGCAACGTCACCTTCGAGGTGCCACAAGGCAAGCTGACGACCTTGCTCGGCCGCAACGGCGTGGGCAAGAGCACCCTGCTCAAATGCCTGATGGGCGTGGTGCCTACCAAGAGCGGCAGCATCAGCTGGGCGGGGCAGGCGCTGGAGAAAAAGCCGCCGTACGAGCGCGTGACAGCGGGGCTGGCCTACGTGCCGCAGGGCCGCGAGATCTTCCCGCGCCTGACGGTGGAAGAGAACCTGCTGATCGGCGCGGCCAGCCTGAAGAGCCCGTCGGGCGTGCCGGACCGTATCTACCAGTTGTTCCCGGTGTTGCGCAGCATGCGCCAGCGCCGCGGAGGCGATCTCTCCGGGGGGCAGCAGCAACAGCTGGCGATCGGCCGCGCGCTGATGAGCGAGCCGGAACTGCTGATCCTGGACGAGCCGACCGAAGGCATCCAGCCCTCGATCATCCAGGACATCGGGCGCGCGCTGCGCCTGCTGGTGGATGAGTTCGGCATGACGGTGCTGCTGGTGGAGCAATATTACGAATTCGCCCGGCACCTGGCGGATCATTACGTGGTGATGAGCCGCGGCGAAGTGGTGGCAAGGGGCGAGGGCGCGAAGATGGAAGAGGAGGGCGTGCGGGAGCTCATCGCGGTGTGA